The proteins below come from a single Terriglobales bacterium genomic window:
- a CDS encoding DEAD/DEAH box helicase, whose amino-acid sequence MIQQFSELPITQYLQEQLSTNNFHTPTPVQGSAIPAALSGKDLLATAQTGTGKTLAFLIPVAQRLLQIRDAGIQALVLVPTRELAAQVEQQFDQLRGKKLRKAALVVGGASERQQIAALKTAQLVIATPGRLEDFLRRNLAKLDKTQVLVLDEADRMLDMGFLPAIRRITDTLPKTRQTLCFSATLDPAVAHIVSDFVHNPQRIAFGSTSKPVDSVRLQAFEVASNQRLALLQRLLNDEDGRCLVFVRTKRGADRLTRQLRKAGFDAGMLHGDRSQSQRNAALADFQNGTVPILVATDVASRGIHVDAVAHVINYELPQLAEDLIHRVGRTGRIGATGTASVFVSHQDRTEFRAIERTLGLKIERMRVDEELALEERSGPVLVEGMPVPVRPGSKMVRLPGEVLQRYAAI is encoded by the coding sequence TTGATTCAACAATTTTCTGAGCTCCCTATCACGCAGTATCTGCAGGAGCAACTCTCAACCAACAACTTTCACACTCCGACCCCCGTACAAGGCAGCGCGATTCCGGCCGCATTGAGCGGCAAAGACCTTCTCGCCACAGCGCAGACTGGAACCGGAAAGACGCTCGCATTCCTGATTCCTGTAGCGCAACGGTTGCTCCAAATTAGGGATGCCGGCATTCAAGCGCTGGTATTAGTCCCGACTCGGGAACTGGCCGCTCAAGTGGAACAGCAATTTGATCAGTTGCGCGGCAAAAAGCTGCGCAAGGCTGCTCTTGTGGTCGGCGGCGCTTCCGAGCGTCAACAGATTGCGGCTCTCAAAACCGCACAGCTTGTGATTGCCACACCCGGCAGGCTGGAGGATTTCCTCCGCCGCAACTTGGCGAAGCTGGACAAGACCCAGGTGCTGGTGCTGGACGAAGCTGATCGCATGCTCGACATGGGCTTTTTGCCGGCGATTCGACGCATTACCGATACCCTTCCCAAGACTCGCCAGACCCTTTGCTTCTCGGCGACGCTCGATCCGGCGGTTGCACACATCGTCAGCGATTTCGTGCACAATCCTCAGCGCATAGCCTTCGGTTCGACCTCTAAGCCAGTGGATAGCGTTAGGTTGCAGGCATTTGAGGTGGCTTCCAACCAGCGCCTTGCCCTGTTGCAGCGATTGTTGAACGACGAGGATGGCCGTTGTCTCGTGTTCGTTCGCACCAAGCGCGGTGCTGACCGGCTTACGCGTCAACTCCGAAAAGCGGGTTTTGACGCGGGTATGCTGCACGGCGATCGCTCCCAGTCGCAACGGAATGCAGCGCTGGCTGATTTCCAAAATGGGACCGTTCCTATTCTGGTCGCCACTGATGTAGCGTCTCGCGGCATTCACGTGGACGCAGTCGCACATGTCATCAACTACGAGCTGCCCCAGCTCGCCGAAGACTTGATCCACCGGGTTGGCCGTACGGGTCGCATTGGCGCCACGGGAACTGCATCCGTTTTCGTGAGTCACCAGGATCGTACCGAATTCCGTGCCATCGAACGCACACTTGGACTGAAGATAGAGCGAATGCGCGTCGACGAAGAACTAGCCCTCGAGGAGCGTTCAGGGCCTGTGCTGGTGGAGGGAATGCCCGTACCAGTGAGGCCTGGGTCTAAAATGGTGAGGTTACCTGGAGAGGTGCTGCAACGCTATGCAGCCATCTAA